Proteins from a single region of Juglans microcarpa x Juglans regia isolate MS1-56 chromosome 5S, Jm3101_v1.0, whole genome shotgun sequence:
- the LOC121267740 gene encoding LOW QUALITY PROTEIN: potassium transporter 11 (The sequence of the model RefSeq protein was modified relative to this genomic sequence to represent the inferred CDS: inserted 5 bases in 5 codons): MASRVEVDEDSDNNKGSMWVLDQKLDQPMDEEAGRLRNMYREKKFSAVLLLRLAFQSLGVVYGDLGTSPLYVFKNTFPHKEIEDPEDVIGALSLIIYSLTLIPLLKYVFIVCRANDNGQGGTFALYSLLCRHAKIKTIPNQHRTDEELTTYSRSSFHEQSFAAKTKRWLEKYACRKNALLILVLVGTCMVIGDGILTPAISVLSAVGGINVGNNRINNGVIVLVSVVILVGLFSLQHYGTDRVGWLFAPIVLLWFLLIGGIGMFNIWKYDRSVLRAISPLYIFRYFRRRGKTGWTSLGGIMLSITGTEALFADLAHFPASAIQIAFTIVVFPSLLLAYSGQAAYLMNHRDHAVDSFYRSIPESIYWPVFLVATAAAIVASQATISATFSIIKQALALGCFPRVKVVHTSKKFLGQIYVPDINWILMILCIAVTAGFKNQVQIGNAYGDTAVVIVMLVTTLLMILIMLLVWRCXWILVLIFTFLSLVVECTYFIAVLFKVDQGGWVPLXIAAAFLLIMYVWHYGTVKRYQFEMHSKVSMAWILGLGPSLGLXRVPGIGLVYTELASGVPHIFXHFITNLPAIHSVVVFVCVKYLPVYXVREEERFLVKRIGPKSFHMFRCVARYGYKDLHKKDDDFENKLFDALFLFVRLESMMEGCSDSDEYSLYGQQTQRSRDGLLDNNGNSSSSNMDPTISSVDSIVPVRSPLHVNRTVGSSGRASAQTEIDELEFLKNCRDAGVVHILGNTVVRARRDSKFYKKIAIDYIYAFLRKMCRENSVIFNVPHESLLNVGQVFFV; this comes from the exons ATGGCTTCAAGAGTGGAGGTTGATGAAGACAGTGATAACAACAAAGGCAGTATGTGGGTGTTGGATCAGAAGCTTGATCAACCTATGGATGAGGAGGCTGGAAGGCTTAGAAATATGTACAGAGAAAAA AAATTCTCTGCGGTATTGCTTTTACGGCTTGCATTTCAAAGTCTTGGAGTGGTTTATGGAGACTTGGGCACTTCTCCCttgtatgtttttaaaaatacatttccGCACAAAGAAATTGAAGATCCCGAGGACGTGATTGGAGCCCTTTCCTTAATTATATACTCCCTTACTCTTATTCCACTCCTCAAGTATGTTTTCATTGTTTGTAGAGCAAATGACAATGGTCAAG GTGGAACATTTGCTCTTTATTCATTGCTTTGTCgacatgcaaaaataaaaactataccTAACCAACACCGAACTGATGAGGAGCTAACAACGTATAGTCGTTCTAGTTTTCATGAACAATCATTTGCTGCAAAAACTAAGAGGTGGTTGGAGAAATATGCATGTAGGAAAAATGCACTTCTTATTCTTGTCCTTGTTGGCACTTGCATGGTGATTGGGGATGGGATTCTGACTCCAGCTATATCAG TTCTATCCGCTGTTGGGGGAATCAATGTAGGAAACAACAGAATCAATAATG GTGTCATTGTGCTTGTTTCCGTTGTAATATTAGTAGGATTGTTTAGCTTGCAACACTATGGTACAGATAGAGTTGGTTGGCTCTTTGCTCCTATTGTTCTGCTTTGGTTTCTCTTAATTGGAGGTATAGGCATGTTCAACATCTGGAAATATGATAGAAGTGTTCTGAGAGCTATCTCACCTCTTTACATATTCCGTTATTTTAGAAGGAGAGGGAAAACTGGCTGGACCTCCCTTGGAGGTATTATGCTTAGTATAACAG GCACAGAGGCACTTTTTGCCGACTTAGCCCATTTTCCTGCTTCAGCTATACAGATTGCTTTCACCATAGTTGTCTTTCCTTCACTTCTTTTAGCCTATTCTGGACAAGCTGCCTACCTTATGAATCATAGAGATCATGCTGTCGATTCATTTTATCGTTCTATTCCAG AGAGTATATATTGGCCGGTATTTCTTGTTGCAACTGCAGCAGCTATAGTTGCAAGTCAGGCAACCATATCTGCAACGTTTTCAATAATTAAGCAGGCTCTTGCACTTGGCTGTTTTCCAAGAGTTAAAGTTGTACATACATCCAAAAAGTTCCTTGGCCAAATATATGTTCCAGATATTAATTGGATCCTTATGATTCTATGCATAGCTGTGACTGCTGGGTTCAAAAATCAAGTCCAAATTGGAAATGCTTATGGTGA CACAGCAGTGGTAATAGTCATGTTGGTAACCACATTGCTCATGATTTTAATCATGCTATTAGTTTGGCGCT ACTGGATACTTGTCCTCATCTTCACATTCCTATCGCTGGTTGTTGAGTGCACTTACTTTATTGCTGTACTCTTCAAGGTTGATCAAGGTGGGTGGGTTCCCC GTATTGCAGCAGCATTTCTTCTCATCATGTACGTATGGCATTATGGTACAGTGAAACGCTACCAGTTTGAGATGCACAGTAAGGTGTCAATGGCGTGGATTCTAGGGCTTGGCCCCAGTTTAGGAC GTCGTGTCCCTGGGATTGGGCTCGTGTACACTGAACTAGCAAGTGGGGTTCCCCACATCT TTCACTTCATCACAAATCTGCCTGCCATCCACTCTGTTGTCGTCTTTGTCTGTGTGAAATATCTTCCAGTCT CAGTCCGAGAAGAAGAGAGATTTCTTGTGAAACGGATTGGACCCAAGAGTTTTCACATGTTCCGCTGTGTAGCGAGATATGGTTATAAAGACCTGCACAAGAAAGATGATGATTTCGAGAATAAGCTGTTTGATGCCCTCTTCTTGTTTGTCCGGCTTGAATCCATGATGGAAGGGTGTTCAGACTCTGATGAGTATAGTCTCTATGGTCAACAAACCCAGCGGTCGAGAGATGGTCTGCTTGACAACAATGGCAACTCAAGTTCTTCCAATATGGACCCAACTATTTCATCAGTGGACTCGATTGTTCCTGTTAGATCCCCCTTGCATGTAAACAGAACTGTAGGTTCATCCGGTCGGGCAAGTGCCCAGACTGAGATTGACGAGTTGGAATTTTTGAAGAACTGTAGAGATGCTGGGGTGGTTCACATTCTGGGAAACACAGTGGTGAGAGCAAGGAGGGATTCAAAATTCTACAAGAAGATAGCTATTGATTACATATATGCATTTCTTCGGAAAATGTGCAGGGAAAACAGTGTGATCTTCAATGTACCTCATGAGAGTCTTTTGAATGTTGGCCAGGTTTTCTTTGTATGA
- the LOC121267739 gene encoding uncharacterized protein LOC121267739 isoform X2 — MERNLGRGMVDQHKNYEHIQYNNDETRNDGLGSANQRFFQDPSSNINTNLRPPDYNMSVEARPVMNFSIQTGEEFALEFMRERVNPKQQFVPSAYGEPRTATGYMEQKGVLGVSNTGSESGSDIAKLNSVEKALVQDFERKGPSTHEDKVYYDSLRSVPRTSSRDDISQGSQVYVSSGVPDSSSTKVKFRCSFGGKILPRPSDGKLRYVGGETRIIQIRKDISWQDLVQKMLTIYNQTNSVKYQLPGEDLDALVSVSSDEDLQNMMEECNILQDGGSQKPRMFLFSNGDLEDAQFGLGSSEGDSEIQYVVAVNGMDLGSRKNSIALGSSSGNKLDELLSLNVEGESGCAAAELGTASNAPLAVDTPSLTGQSFQPLPPSSSSAYESNSYPYTGQRNHHGEAGHHLLSPFQPLESFPKKDDKTAVPLSVSLQYGYGSDHSNYAAAGENLAPIPVHGHLTLQGGLTEQQYSGFHAQDPEVSVKEMKLRRDSSAQKLNEPENIQFLAKEASSKEVKMNRDILLQKVNEPNKDQTFDHEYAVSSHPSDCSIPNYTSREEVLVTSSAVDTGSPLVSVRSNKRLQEHIQNKMPPEGVNDGTKNNEDDPFYASGGQFTLGYGGAEVYPTDFSYHEAQLVPPPVFHSEPIPREQAELNRLSKSDDSFGSQFLLTQVRSDHSQPISIDKLHDEHVVLQTEQSNSSSQPMYTTSHTVENELVKLEKNKLFADSINNIKSNISEEVLESKLQKPALRNEVDKHGMAWVKENYKDPSVNDKETADVIAYRGISDKHMEGSALRPTDFEWSEITASQKNGNKSVATTQPLAWAESLVRGVPQGESPVVGTPEQGDILIDINDRFPRDFLSDIFSKARISQNLSRMGPLHSDGTGLSLNMENHEPKHWSYFQKLVPDEFVRKDVSLMDQDHPSFLSPLTNKEGAPIDYSYPPMKSDGVALSHIDSNINLDEEFQQGLSGVIGSNTMNLRPDYSPELKGNESVQLDGVSPRMPESHYEDGKFTQNAGATLGDLSLVDFDINTLQIIKNEDLEELRELGSGTYGTVYHGKWRGTDVAIKRIKKSCFTGGSSEQERLFSVTSNHFPDRGLLA; from the exons ATGGAGAGAAATCTTGGAAGGGGTATGGTGGACCAACATAAAAACTATGAACATATTCAATACAACAATGATGAAACTAGAAATGATGGACTTGGGTCTGCAAATCAAAGATTTTTCCAGGATCCTTCAAGTAATATCAACACCAATTTGCGACCTCCAGATTACAATATGTCAGTGGAAGCAAGACCTGTAATGAATTTCTCCATTCAAACTGGTGAGGAGTTTGCTCTTGAATTTATGCGGGAAAGGGTGAATCCTAAACAGCAATTTGTTCCAAGTGCTTATGGTGAGCCTCGCACTGCAACTGGGTATATGGAGCAGAAAGGTGTGCTGGGAGTTAGCAACACGGGTTCAGAAAGTGGGTCTGATATCGCAAAACTTAACTCTGTAGAAAAGGCTCTCGTTCAGGATTTTGAGAGAAAGGGACCTTCCACGCATGAGGACAAAGTTTACTATGATTCATTGCGGTCAGTGCCCCGAACCTCGTCCAGGGATGACATCAGTCAAGGATCTCAAGTTTATGTCTCTTCAGGGGTTCCTGATAGTTCATCAACAAAGGTGAAGTTCCGCTGCAGCTTTGGTGGTAAGATTTTGCCTCGTCCCAGCGATGGCAAACTTAGATATGTTGGTGGTGAAACACGTATTATCCAGATTAGGAAGGATATTTCTTGGCAGGATCTTGTACAGAAAATGTTGACTATTTACAACCAAACTAATTCAGTTAAATATCAGCTTCCTGGTGAGGATCTTGATGCACTGGTGTCTGTATCATCTGATGAGGATCTGCAAAACATGATGGAGGAATGTAATATACTGCAAGACGGGGGATCACAGAAACCTAGAATGTTCCTGTTTTCTAATGGTGATTTGGAGGATGCTCAGTTTGGTCTCGGAAGCTCTGAGGGTGATTCTGAGATTCAGTATGTAGTTGCTGTGAATGGTATGGACCTAGGTTCAAGAAAGAATTCAATTGCTTTGGGTAGTTCTTCAGGAAACAAATTGGATGAGTTACTCAGCCTAAATGTGGAAGGGGAGAGTGGTTGTGCTGCAGCAGAACTAGGCACTGCCAGCAATGCACCTTTGGCAGTTGATACACCTTCATTGACTGGTCAATCTTTTCAACCGCTGCCACCAAGCTCGTCTAGTGCTTATGAGTCCAATTCATATCCTTATACGGGACAGAGGAATCATCATGGCGAAGCTGGACATCATTTATTATCTCCTTTCCAACCTTTGGAGAGCTTCCCCAAGAAAGATGACAAGACTGCTGTTCCCTTGTCTGTCTCATTGCAGTATGGTTACGGTTCTGACCATTCTAACTATGCTGCAGCTGGAGAGAATTTAGCTCCAATACCCGTCCATGGCCATCTGACTCTGCAGGGAGGCTTGACTGAGCAGCAGTATAGTGGCTTTCATGCACAAGATCCCGAAGTATCCGTAAAAGAGATGAAATTGAGAAGAGATAGCTCAGCCCAGAAGCTAAATGAACCTGAGAACATCCAATTTCTGGCAAAGGAAGCATCATCAAAGGAGGTGAAAATGAATAGGGACATCTTGCTCCAAAAAGTAAATGAGCCAAATAAAGATCAAACATTTGACCATGAGTATGCTGTTTCTTCTCATCCAAGTGATTGTTCTATTCCGAATTATACTTCTAGGGAAGAGGTATTGGTTACTAGCTCAGCAGTGGATACAGGATCACCCCTGGTGTCTGTGAGAAGTAATAAAAGGCTCCAGGAACACATACAGAATAAAATGCCACCTGAAGGTGTAAATGATGGGACAAAGAATAATGAAGATGACCCTTTTTATGCATCTGGTGGACAATTTACTCTGGGATATGGTGGAGCTGAGGTTTATCCAACTGATTTTAGCTACCATGAAGCACAACTGGTTCCTCCTCCAGTTTTTCATTCAGAGCCAATTCCCAGGGAACAGGCAGAATTGAACCGCTTGTCCAAATCTGACGATTCCTTTGGCTCTCAGTTTCTGTTAACGCAAGTACGTTCCGATCATTCTCAACCGATATCAATTGATAAATTGCATGATGAGCATGTGGTTTTGCAGACTGAACAGTCCAACTCATCTTCACAACCTATGTATACAACTTCTCATACTGTTGAAAATGAACTGGTAAAGCTTGAAAAGAATAAACTGTTTGCTGAcagtattaataacataaaatccaATATTTCTGAGGAGGTGCTTGAGTCAAAGTTACAGAAACCTGCTTTGAGAAATGAGGTGGATAAACATGGAATGGCCTGGGTGAAAGAAAACTACAAAGATCCCTCTGTAAACGATAAAGAAACAGCTGATGTAATAGCATATAGAGGTATTTCTGATAAACACATGGAAGGCTCTGCTTTAAGGCCTACAGACTTTGAATGGAGTGAGATAACTGCCAGTCAGAAGAATGGGAATAAAAGTGTGGCCACTACTCAGCCCTTGGCTTGGGCAGAGAGCCTGGTTAGAGGTGTTCCTCAAGGGGAGTCCCCTGTCGTTGGAACTCCAGAGCAGGGAGACATTCTTATTGATATAAATGACCGCTTTCCTCGTGATTTCCTGTCTGATATATTCTCAAAGGCAAGAATCTCACAGAATCTCTCTCGTATGGGTCCACTGCATAGTGATGGAACTGGCTTGAGCTTGAACATGGAGAATCATGAGCCTAAGCACTGGTCATACTTTCAAAAGTTGGTCCCGGATGAGTTTGTCAGAAAAGATGTTTCACTTATGGATCAGGATCATCCGAGTTTCTTGTCCCCACTCACAAATAAGGAAGGGGCTCCCATAGATTACAGCTATCCACCTATGAAGTCTGATGGCGTTGCACTCAGTCACATTGACTCCAATATCAATTTGGATGAGGAGTTTCAACAAGGATTATCTGGTGTTATTGGATCCAACACCATGAATTTGCGTCCAGATTACAGTCCTGAGCTCAAGGGAAATGAAAGTGTGCAGTTGGATGGGGTTAGCCCTAGAATGCCAGAATCGCATTATGAG GACGGGAAATTTACTCAGAATGCTGGTGCAACTCTTGGTGATCTTTCTCTGGTAGATTTTGATATTAATACCTTGCAG ATCATTAAGAATGAAGATCTTGAAGAGCTGAGGGAACTGGGCTCTGGCACCTATGGAACGGTTTATCATGGCAAGTGGAGAGGAACAGATGTTGCCATCAAGCGAATAAAAAAGAGCTGTTTCACGGGTGGCTCATCGGAACAAGAAAGATTG TTCTCAGTAACGAGTAATCACTTTCCAGACCGTGGACTTCTGGCGTGA
- the LOC121267739 gene encoding uncharacterized protein LOC121267739 isoform X1 has translation MERNLGRGMVDQHKNYEHIQYNNDETRNDGLGSANQRFFQDPSSNINTNLRPPDYNMSVEARPVMNFSIQTGEEFALEFMRERVNPKQQFVPSAYGEPRTATGYMEQKGVLGVSNTGSESGSDIAKLNSVEKALVQDFERKGPSTHEDKVYYDSLRSVPRTSSRDDISQGSQVYVSSGVPDSSSTKVKFRCSFGGKILPRPSDGKLRYVGGETRIIQIRKDISWQDLVQKMLTIYNQTNSVKYQLPGEDLDALVSVSSDEDLQNMMEECNILQDGGSQKPRMFLFSNGDLEDAQFGLGSSEGDSEIQYVVAVNGMDLGSRKNSIALGSSSGNKLDELLSLNVEGESGCAAAELGTASNAPLAVDTPSLTGQSFQPLPPSSSSAYESNSYPYTGQRNHHGEAGHHLLSPFQPLESFPKKDDKTAVPLSVSLQYGYGSDHSNYAAAGENLAPIPVHGHLTLQGGLTEQQYSGFHAQDPEVSVKEMKLRRDSSAQKLNEPENIQFLAKEASSKEVKMNRDILLQKVNEPNKDQTFDHEYAVSSHPSDCSIPNYTSREEVLVTSSAVDTGSPLVSVRSNKRLQEHIQNKMPPEGVNDGTKNNEDDPFYASGGQFTLGYGGAEVYPTDFSYHEAQLVPPPVFHSEPIPREQAELNRLSKSDDSFGSQFLLTQVRSDHSQPISIDKLHDEHVVLQTEQSNSSSQPMYTTSHTVENELVKLEKNKLFADSINNIKSNISEEVLESKLQKPALRNEVDKHGMAWVKENYKDPSVNDKETADVIAYRGISDKHMEGSALRPTDFEWSEITASQKNGNKSVATTQPLAWAESLVRGVPQGESPVVGTPEQGDILIDINDRFPRDFLSDIFSKARISQNLSRMGPLHSDGTGLSLNMENHEPKHWSYFQKLVPDEFVRKDVSLMDQDHPSFLSPLTNKEGAPIDYSYPPMKSDGVALSHIDSNINLDEEFQQGLSGVIGSNTMNLRPDYSPELKGNESVQLDGVSPRMPESHYEDGKFTQNAGATLGDLSLVDFDINTLQIIKNEDLEELRELGSGTYGTVYHGKWRGTDVAIKRIKKSCFTGGSSEQERLTVDFWREAEILSKLHHPNVVAFYGVVQDGPGGTLATVTEYMVNGSLRHVLISKERHLDRRKRLIIAMDAAFGMEYLHSKNIVHFDLKCDNLLVNLKDPLRPICKVGDFGLSKIKRNTLVTGGVRGTLPWMAPELLNGSSSKVSEKVDVFSFGIVLWEILTGDEPYANMHYGAIIGGIVNNTLRPHVPSYCDPEWRFLMEQCWAPDPVVRPSFTEITRRLRVMSTACQTKPQNQVPQ, from the exons ATGGAGAGAAATCTTGGAAGGGGTATGGTGGACCAACATAAAAACTATGAACATATTCAATACAACAATGATGAAACTAGAAATGATGGACTTGGGTCTGCAAATCAAAGATTTTTCCAGGATCCTTCAAGTAATATCAACACCAATTTGCGACCTCCAGATTACAATATGTCAGTGGAAGCAAGACCTGTAATGAATTTCTCCATTCAAACTGGTGAGGAGTTTGCTCTTGAATTTATGCGGGAAAGGGTGAATCCTAAACAGCAATTTGTTCCAAGTGCTTATGGTGAGCCTCGCACTGCAACTGGGTATATGGAGCAGAAAGGTGTGCTGGGAGTTAGCAACACGGGTTCAGAAAGTGGGTCTGATATCGCAAAACTTAACTCTGTAGAAAAGGCTCTCGTTCAGGATTTTGAGAGAAAGGGACCTTCCACGCATGAGGACAAAGTTTACTATGATTCATTGCGGTCAGTGCCCCGAACCTCGTCCAGGGATGACATCAGTCAAGGATCTCAAGTTTATGTCTCTTCAGGGGTTCCTGATAGTTCATCAACAAAGGTGAAGTTCCGCTGCAGCTTTGGTGGTAAGATTTTGCCTCGTCCCAGCGATGGCAAACTTAGATATGTTGGTGGTGAAACACGTATTATCCAGATTAGGAAGGATATTTCTTGGCAGGATCTTGTACAGAAAATGTTGACTATTTACAACCAAACTAATTCAGTTAAATATCAGCTTCCTGGTGAGGATCTTGATGCACTGGTGTCTGTATCATCTGATGAGGATCTGCAAAACATGATGGAGGAATGTAATATACTGCAAGACGGGGGATCACAGAAACCTAGAATGTTCCTGTTTTCTAATGGTGATTTGGAGGATGCTCAGTTTGGTCTCGGAAGCTCTGAGGGTGATTCTGAGATTCAGTATGTAGTTGCTGTGAATGGTATGGACCTAGGTTCAAGAAAGAATTCAATTGCTTTGGGTAGTTCTTCAGGAAACAAATTGGATGAGTTACTCAGCCTAAATGTGGAAGGGGAGAGTGGTTGTGCTGCAGCAGAACTAGGCACTGCCAGCAATGCACCTTTGGCAGTTGATACACCTTCATTGACTGGTCAATCTTTTCAACCGCTGCCACCAAGCTCGTCTAGTGCTTATGAGTCCAATTCATATCCTTATACGGGACAGAGGAATCATCATGGCGAAGCTGGACATCATTTATTATCTCCTTTCCAACCTTTGGAGAGCTTCCCCAAGAAAGATGACAAGACTGCTGTTCCCTTGTCTGTCTCATTGCAGTATGGTTACGGTTCTGACCATTCTAACTATGCTGCAGCTGGAGAGAATTTAGCTCCAATACCCGTCCATGGCCATCTGACTCTGCAGGGAGGCTTGACTGAGCAGCAGTATAGTGGCTTTCATGCACAAGATCCCGAAGTATCCGTAAAAGAGATGAAATTGAGAAGAGATAGCTCAGCCCAGAAGCTAAATGAACCTGAGAACATCCAATTTCTGGCAAAGGAAGCATCATCAAAGGAGGTGAAAATGAATAGGGACATCTTGCTCCAAAAAGTAAATGAGCCAAATAAAGATCAAACATTTGACCATGAGTATGCTGTTTCTTCTCATCCAAGTGATTGTTCTATTCCGAATTATACTTCTAGGGAAGAGGTATTGGTTACTAGCTCAGCAGTGGATACAGGATCACCCCTGGTGTCTGTGAGAAGTAATAAAAGGCTCCAGGAACACATACAGAATAAAATGCCACCTGAAGGTGTAAATGATGGGACAAAGAATAATGAAGATGACCCTTTTTATGCATCTGGTGGACAATTTACTCTGGGATATGGTGGAGCTGAGGTTTATCCAACTGATTTTAGCTACCATGAAGCACAACTGGTTCCTCCTCCAGTTTTTCATTCAGAGCCAATTCCCAGGGAACAGGCAGAATTGAACCGCTTGTCCAAATCTGACGATTCCTTTGGCTCTCAGTTTCTGTTAACGCAAGTACGTTCCGATCATTCTCAACCGATATCAATTGATAAATTGCATGATGAGCATGTGGTTTTGCAGACTGAACAGTCCAACTCATCTTCACAACCTATGTATACAACTTCTCATACTGTTGAAAATGAACTGGTAAAGCTTGAAAAGAATAAACTGTTTGCTGAcagtattaataacataaaatccaATATTTCTGAGGAGGTGCTTGAGTCAAAGTTACAGAAACCTGCTTTGAGAAATGAGGTGGATAAACATGGAATGGCCTGGGTGAAAGAAAACTACAAAGATCCCTCTGTAAACGATAAAGAAACAGCTGATGTAATAGCATATAGAGGTATTTCTGATAAACACATGGAAGGCTCTGCTTTAAGGCCTACAGACTTTGAATGGAGTGAGATAACTGCCAGTCAGAAGAATGGGAATAAAAGTGTGGCCACTACTCAGCCCTTGGCTTGGGCAGAGAGCCTGGTTAGAGGTGTTCCTCAAGGGGAGTCCCCTGTCGTTGGAACTCCAGAGCAGGGAGACATTCTTATTGATATAAATGACCGCTTTCCTCGTGATTTCCTGTCTGATATATTCTCAAAGGCAAGAATCTCACAGAATCTCTCTCGTATGGGTCCACTGCATAGTGATGGAACTGGCTTGAGCTTGAACATGGAGAATCATGAGCCTAAGCACTGGTCATACTTTCAAAAGTTGGTCCCGGATGAGTTTGTCAGAAAAGATGTTTCACTTATGGATCAGGATCATCCGAGTTTCTTGTCCCCACTCACAAATAAGGAAGGGGCTCCCATAGATTACAGCTATCCACCTATGAAGTCTGATGGCGTTGCACTCAGTCACATTGACTCCAATATCAATTTGGATGAGGAGTTTCAACAAGGATTATCTGGTGTTATTGGATCCAACACCATGAATTTGCGTCCAGATTACAGTCCTGAGCTCAAGGGAAATGAAAGTGTGCAGTTGGATGGGGTTAGCCCTAGAATGCCAGAATCGCATTATGAG GACGGGAAATTTACTCAGAATGCTGGTGCAACTCTTGGTGATCTTTCTCTGGTAGATTTTGATATTAATACCTTGCAG ATCATTAAGAATGAAGATCTTGAAGAGCTGAGGGAACTGGGCTCTGGCACCTATGGAACGGTTTATCATGGCAAGTGGAGAGGAACAGATGTTGCCATCAAGCGAATAAAAAAGAGCTGTTTCACGGGTGGCTCATCGGAACAAGAAAGATTG ACCGTGGACTTCTGGCGTGAAGCTGAGATTCTCTCAAAGCTTCACCATCCCAATGTGGTGGCATTTTATGGGGTGGTGCAAGATGGGCCTGGAGGAACTCTAGCCACTGTGACAGAGTACATGGTGAATGGCTCTCTTAGACATGTTTTGATAAGCAAGGAGag ACATCTCGACCGTCGCAAGCGACTCATTATTGCAATGGATGCAGCTTTTGGAATGGAATATTTGCATTCCaaaaatattgttcattttGATTTGAAGTGTGACAACTTGCTTGTCAACTTGAAAGATCCTCTGCGACCTATTTGCAAG GTGGGAGATTTCGGcttgtcaaaaataaaaagaaatacctTGGTTACTGGTGGGGTAAGGGGGACCCTTCCATGGATGGCTCCAGAGCTATTGAATGGTAGCAGCAGTAAGGTCTCTGAAAAG GTTGATGTGTTCTCGTTTGGAATTGTCCTTTGGGAAATTCTCACTGGTGACGAGCCTTATGCAAATATGCACTACGGAGCAATCATAG GAGGCATAGTGAACAACACATTAAGACCGCATGTGCCAAGCTACTGTGATCCTGAATGGAGATTCCTAATGGAGCAATGTTGGGCCCCTGACCCAGTGGTCCGCCCCTCATTCACAGAGATTACTCGACGGCTACGTGTGATGTCTACAGCATGCCAAACTAAGCCACAGAACCAGGTGCCTCAGTGA